One Lasioglossum baleicum chromosome 6, iyLasBale1, whole genome shotgun sequence genomic window carries:
- the Spn gene encoding protein phosphatase 1 regulatory subunit spinophilin isoform X1, with protein sequence MATVEEKKRVGGSKVSAIANIFQSKPQLDNLSHRSNNILTDGFKEPAVPLKESPTQVTVVRTESHVARFNNARALFEKLGEENKPNKQVDRIAKPSNLHGLRSRSSSANSGSGCTSPARSPRPRSPSPPGTRDHLSNWSASVPALNAERHFENGHNHGFDHVPDKHKSRSGFGKFDKNYGKENRLDERPEKPEKPERRLNSKELIEKQKNWTSHFSKTRPSRYNSDPNRSVVQSSLNQSTNKVNVDAVSAGHAQNSANLDNEVKRPTDISTNPATRSASFCSVRSAAISPPPPLPPTRNSSNVKKERPASIAAVSPSDIPSSPEYATINKYFDTSPTIPEYAVVQKNTNVQNKHFQRNQEQREILKNTVTTPTEKTQDSFIPEYAVVQKNTVAKAHSRNADISKNTSAQHPKGFSNSETNLSSKNPHASSSIDIYTQSKSHVSPYDRNSDISSPTRSMSIENMTSISYENRGRKDGDLLDAPEYLNYPTNSIRSPPKTSEWRNEWLAKNDEILKKAADLKNSREMLDTDGKNEVVRPDPRPDWARSCINTVRKKDNSTDERKIESSKSPDPELRPPSGGTDSASSSMSSPSSPSKDSKEEKADKEMSEKIQAGRNSYELEPEDQEKPASYTETISEKDVSDKNSRFSETDTTTVIRRSHVRVDLQAAGLGQRPPSVISSDQEYPALEHKDIPIPSPYAKKMQQNQDVSLPNNEVKPQTKASIEENAVIKTDSTKSCHNKMSQDSNHDHGRTNSVITEVNQNVVLDSKSKSNIINERHAFAETICQKTVSNAKNDQIKISMREKIAKNKEEVSGKRSSFAEVDNKDQTDKAILNTSQSSSISNVHGTDNLIEKPVNKEVTESDEAVYHVNTSKVNSKSASQKEYVTLAGSTTPPSKSNSQTVSAVLNKTAEESDQPQTTWEQEKLKAELAKLRLQESNSVNSVQQTNTPSSASPVIIPPQHTDKKQVTDHVPSESSLHEDSDSSDTKTITNLEYAPVDTLHVNEQNTVKSAIETSSKTNLNQAVSVTPDTMTADEAENLLSSRILEKKIRQGSALLSDEEAQEIARLLSPTVSTEAVNDGSSIDKNKELDKEREREDQDNTPDWLSDVLSAPDTSLINSTTNDYSLSHRSRSDLTIDSLTESQVGSVTGSESGLLGSVSSLNDTHETNDDTETEHQDEYMPPMPGKIVLVENGVHYFEDGHFWMEVAGIPESDEEKDDYPATSPVRKMNRKVTFDTGPMRVYSTHSVNEYDRHNEDVDPVAASAEYELEKRVEKMEVFPVELMKGPEGLGLSIIGMGVGADAGLEKLGIFVKTITEKGAAAREGRIQVNDQIVEVDGKSLVGVTQAYAASVLRNTSGLVRFVIGRERDPNSEVAMLIQQSLQADKEREQQQQANSARKLNFSDASPDGQRSAEEMCVGGMGAIPGSPAMSSCSEGDPPHSPIESYLSASGRSRSPIISSSMPPHMPTTQSDVDSLRLLLQESQYKLALADGEVEKLKAKLVDLENSGAGSEEYAAKLRESGLRLHESERALGTARQDLATAREMLAQATAQNAALQQKYARARRAARELRADIAARDEFYQQLLQEKDTEYNALVKSLKDRVITLEVELTETQRRFGLPVRLPYDGTTARIVTPQLSRRQLPPPPSSTSCQLSDTETSDLSSPDDGDKTATVERKLPLPLPVKEELDRAVPAHRLLDNSAGKSKAELASRGGLANRQLPKRSGGLSNSSSDYGLDESGDNTDEDSSSKLLSQDTSSRSPNDLTSKQSNLSSYSSSSSISSLKSKHMEPTHPTAIRQHSTISSQVRAMTEQSWPQSQKNLTGPPASLAEQLKQVLAERERRLGGNDMSSSRESSGDFSDLNNPHNNDPTLVTHHLVEEIRQAVNEANQRVKKVTVPSSNATGSGGTPWHHPGSSPSSLSSGGSVSPPAVDPSPSKTDASEVWLPPHPSDFGLGDKKSHFWQNAPVTDWSKEQVCQWLTGIGLERYAPRFLETGINGGNLLRLESRDLKAFGIYGEEKSHLKRKLKELRAQADRERKERKEIERMRRKAEKAARKK encoded by the exons ATGGCAACAGTGGAGGAAAAGAAACGAGTTGGCGGTTCAAAAGTGTCAGCCATCGCGAACATCTTCCAGTCGAAACCGCAACTGGACAATTTAAGCCATAGATCCAATAATATTTTGACCGATGGTTTCAAGGAACCGGCTGTGCCTCTGAAAGAATCTCCCACTCAAGTCACAGTTGTTAGAACCGAAAGTCATGTTGCCCGTTTCAACAATGCGAGAGCACTTTTCGAGAAGCTCGGGGAAGAAAACAAACCGAACAAACA GGTCGACAGAATCGCGAAGCCCAGCAACCTACACGGTTTAAGATCACGTTCTAGTTCAGCAAATTCTGGATCAGGTTGTACATCCCCGGCAAGATCGCCTCGTCCTCGATCCCCATCGCCTCCAGGAACCAGGGATCATTTGAGCAACTGGAGCGCGAGCGTTCCAGCCTTGAACGCCGAAAGACATTTCGAAAATGGCCACAACCACGGATTCGATCATGTGCCGGACAAACACAAATCGCGGTCAGGATTTGGTAAATTCGATAAAAATTACGGGAAGGAGAATCGCCTGGACGAACGTCCGGAGAAGCCAGAGAAACCTGAAAGGCGGTTGAACTCGAAAGAATTGATCGAGAAGCAGAAAAATTGGACCAGTCATTTTTCGAAAACCAGACCGAGCAGATACAACTCGGATCCGAATAGATCGGTGGTTCAGAGCTCTCTGAACCAGAGTACGAACAAGGTGAACGTCGATGCTGTTTCCGCGGGACACGCACAAAACTCCGCGAACCTTGATAACGAAGTGAAAAGACCCACGGATATTTCAACTAATCCAGCGACGAGATCCGCGAGCTTTTGTTCCGTTAGATCGGCAGCCATATCTCCGCCACCGCCGCTACCACCGACGAGAAATTCCTCGAACGTGAAGAAAGAAAGGCCGGCCAGCATCGCGGCCGTCTCTCCTTCGGATATTCCTAGTAGTCCCGAGTACGctactataaataaatattttgatacTTCGCCCACCATACCAGAGTACGCGGTTGTACAAAAGAATACGAACGTACAAAACAAGCATTTCCAAAGAAACCAAGAACAAcgggaaattttgaagaacacCGTCACCACCCCGACAGAGAAAACGCAAGACTCGTTTATACCCGAGTACGCGGTTGTACAGAAGAACACTGTAGCCAAAGCACATTCGCGGAACGCAGACATATCAAAAAATACTTCTGCTCAACATCCGAAGGGGTTTAGCAACTCGGAGACTAATCTCAGCTCGAAAAATCCGCACGCAAGCTCAAGTATTGATATTTACACGCAGTCGAAATCGCACGTTTCACCATACGATAGGAACTCTGATATATCTAGTCCAACGCGGAGCATGTCAATAGAGAATATGACTAGCATCTCGTATGAGAACAGGGGAAGGAAAGATGGCGATTTACTCGACGCTCCGGAGTATTTAAATTATCCTACAAACTCGATTCGTTCGCCGCCGAAGACTTCCGAATGGAGGAACGAGTGGTTAGCTAAGAACGACGAGATCTTGAAGAAAGCGGCTGACCTGAAGAATTCGAGAGAGATGCTAGACACGGACGGCAAGAACGAAGTTGTCAGACCTGATCCAAGACCGGACTGGGCCAGATCCTGCATCAATACGGTCAGAAAAAAAGATAATTCGACGGATGAAAGGAAAATCGAATCTTCGAAATCTCCGGATCCGGAATTAAGACCACCATCTGGAGGTACGGATAGCGCTTCTTCTAGTATGAGCTCCCCTAGCTCCCCTTCCAAGGATAGTAAAGAAGAGAAGGCAGATaaggaaatgtctgaaaaaattcaagCGG gtCGAAACAGCTATGAGCTGGAACCCGAAGATCAAGAGAAGCCCGCGTCCTACACGGAAACTATTTCTGAGAAGGACGTTTCAGATAAAAATTCAAGATTCAGCGAAACGGACACAACCACCGTGATTCGACGTTCTCACGTTCGCGTCGATCTGCAAGCAGCTGGTTTAGGACAACGACCACCATCGGTAATTAGCTCGGATCAGGAGTATCCAGCACTGGAACATAAAGACATACCGATACCCTCGCCATATGCAAAGAAAATGCAACAAAACCAGGACGTGTCTCTGCCGAATAACGAAGTGAAGCCTCAGACGAAAGCGAGCATTGAGGAGAACGCTGTAATAAAAACAGATTCGACGAAAAGTTGCCATAATAAGATGTCCCAGGATAGTAATCACGATCATGGGCGAACCAATTCAGTGATCACAGAAGTAAATCAAAATGTAGTCTTAGATAGTAAGTCAAAGTCGAATATCATAAACGAGAGGCACGCGTTCGCGGAGACGATATGCCAGAAGACCGTGTCGAATGCGAAGAATGATCAAATCAAGATTTCGATGCGGGAGAAGATAGCGAAAAACAAAGAGGAAGTGTCTGGGAAACGATCGAGTTTCGCGGAGGTCGACAACAAGGATCAAACGGACAAAGCCATTTTAAATACGAGTCAAAGTTCGTCAATCTCGAACGTCCACGGCACCGATAATCTCATCGAGAAGCCTGTCAACAAAGAGGTGACAGAATCGGACGAGGCTGTGTATCATGTGAATACCTCGAAAGTAAATTCCAAGTCTGCCAGCCAAAAGGAATATGTAACGCTAGCAGGTAGTACAACACCGCCATCCAAATCGAATTCCCAGACAGTAAGCGCCGTTTTAAATAAAACTGCGGAGGAATCGGATCAACCGCAAACCACGTGGGAACAGGAGAAGCTCAAGGCTGAATTAGCAAAATTACGACTGCAGGAAAGCAACTCTGTCAATTCGGTCCAACAAACAAATACACCTTCGAGCGCGTCCCCTGTTATTATACCTCCGCAGCATACGGATAAAAAGCAAGTTACCGATCACGTCCCATCGGAAAGCAGTCTTCACGAAGACAGCGATTCGAGCGATACCAAGACCATCACAAATTTGGAATACGCGCCGGTGGACACGTTACACGTTAACGAGCAAAATACTGTGAAGAGCGCGATCGAAACCTCGTCGAAAACTAATCTGAACCAAGCAGTTTCTGTAACACCGGACACCATGACTGCCGACGAAGCAGAAAACCTGCTGAGTTCTCG CATCCTAGAGAAAAAGATAAG ACAAGGATCAGCTTTATTGTCGGATGAGGAAGCGCAGGAAATAGCAAGACTGTTGTCTCCTACCGTGAGCACTGAGGCTGTGAACGATGGAAGTTCTATCGATAAGAACAAAGAGCTGgataaagagagggagagagaggatcaAGACAATACCCCAGATTGGCTCTCCGATGTCTTGTCTGCTCCAGATACCAGTCTTATTAATAGCACCACTAATGATTATAG TTTATCCCATAGATCACGTAGCGATTTAACCATAGACTCGTTAACGGAGAGTCAAGTGGGTTCTGTAACCGGAAGCGAAAGTGGTCTTCTTGGATCGGTTAGCAGCTTGAACGATACTCACGAGACTAATGACGATACAGAGACTGAACATCAGGATGAGTACATGCCGCCCATGCCAGGAAAAATT GTGTTGGTGGAGAACGGAGTACACTATTTCGAGGATGGTCATTTTTGGATGGAGGTTGCAGGAATACCGGAATCGGACGAGGAGAAAGATGATTACCCGGCGACTAGTCCAGTTCGGAAAATGAATAGAAAGGTCACGTTCGATACCGGGCCAATGAGAGTTTATTCCACTCATTCGGTGAACGAGTACGATCGTCACAATGAGGACGTGGATCCCGTTGCTGCGAGCGCCGAGTATGAACTCGAGAAACGGGTGGAGAAGATGGAG gTATTTCCGGTGGAGCTGATGAAAGGACCGGAGGGTCTCGGTTTAAGTATTATCGGGATGGGTGTCGGCGCGGACGCGGGCCTCGAGAAGTTAGGTATATTCGTGAAAACCATCACGGAGAAAGGGGCAGCCGCGCGAGAAGGCagaatacaagtaaacgatcaAATTGTTGAAGTGGACGGAAAATCATTAGTCGGGGTTACGCAAGCTTATGCAGCCAGTGTTCTTCGAAATACTTCAGGTCTTGTGCGTTTTGTGATCGGCAGAGAACGCGACCCAAATTCTGAAGTAGCTATGCTAATACAACAGAGTCTACAGGCGGATAAGGAAAGGGAGCAACAACAACAAGCTAATTCCGCTAG AAAACTGAATTTCTCGGACGCCTCGCCCGATGGTCAACGATCTGCTGAGGAGATGTGTGTCGGAGGCATGGGTGCGATACCAGGATCTCCAGCGATGTCGTCGTGTTCCGAAGGGGACCCTCCCCACAgtcctatcgaaagttatttgtCCGCTTCCGGTCGCAGTAGATCTCCTATCATTAGCTCATCGATGCCACCGCACATGCCTACCACACAAAGCGACGTTGACAGTCTGAGACTACTTTTACAAGAG AGTCAGTATAAACTAGCATTAGCAGACGGAGAGGTGGAAAAGCTGAAAGCTAAG CTTGTAGACTTGGAAAACAGTGGGGCAGGTAGCGAGGAGTATGCGGCGAAATTACGCGAGTCCGGATTGCGACTCCACGAATCTGAGAGAGCTTTAGGCACTGCCAGACAGGATTTGGCGACAGCGCGGGAAATGCTGGCTCAGGCAACAGCACAGAATGCTGCTTTGCAACAGAAATATGCACGAGCAAGAAGAGCAGCACGCGAGCTGCGCGCGGACATTGCAGCTCGAGACGAATTCTATCAACAGCTGCTACAGGAGAAAGATACGGAGTACAATGCTCTTGTGAAGAGTTTAAAGGATAGG GTAATCACGTTGGAAGTGGAATTAACCGAGACTCAAAGAAGATTCGGATTGCCAGTAAGATTGCCTTACGATGGTACAACGGCTAGAATAGTAACACCGCAATTATCGCGACGGCAATTACCGCCGCCACCATCGTCCACCAGTTGTCAGCTCTCGGACACAGAGACATCGGACCTTAGCAGTCCTGACGACGGAGACAAGACAGCGACGGTGGAAAGAAAATTGCCACTTCCATTACCAGTCAAAGAGGAACTGGATAGAGCAGTACCTGCCCATCGGCTTCTCGACAATTCTGCAGGGAAAAGCAAGGCCGAGCTTGCTAGCAGAGGAGGTTTAGCAAACCGACAGCTTCCTAAACGATCCGGTGGCCTTAGCAATAGCAGTTCT GATTACGGTTTGGACGAGTCGGGAGACAATACCGACGAGGATTCTTCTTCCAAGCTTCTTTCTCAAGACACTAGTAGCAGATCGCCAAACGACTTGACGTCGAAGCAATCAAACTTGAGTTCCTATTCCAGTAGTTCTTCGATTAGTTCGCTGAAGAGTAAGCATATGGAACCCACGCATCCCACGGCGATTCGACAGCACAGCACAATTAGCTCGCAAGTCCGAGCTATGACGGAGCAAAGTTGGCCACAGTCTCAGAAAA ATTTAACTGGGCCGCCGGCGTCCTTAGCAGAACAATTGAAACAGGTCCTCGCAGAAAGGGAAAGAAGGCTCGGTGGAAACGACATGTCTTCTTCGAGGGAGAGTTCCGGAGATTTTAGTGATTTAAATAATCCGCACAATAATGATCCGACTTTGGTCACCCACCATTTAGTGGAGGAAATAAGACAGGCTGTTAACGAGGCCAATCAAAGAG TGAAGAAAGTTACTGTTCCTTCATCGAATGCAACCGGAAGTGGTGGAACGCCTTGGCATCATCCGGGTAGTTCACCTTCCAGTTTGTCTTCTGGCGGGTCAGTGAGCCCGCCTGCTGTTGATCCTAGTCCATCCAAAACAG ATGCGAGTGAAGTTTGGTTGCCTCCTCATCCAAGCGACTTTGGTTTAGGTGACAAGAAATCTCACTTTTGGCAAAATGCTCCAGTTACCGATTGGTCCAAGGAACAA GTGTGTCAATGGTTGACTGGAATCGGTTTAGAGCGGTACGCGCCGCGTTTCCTAGAAACTGGTATCAACGGCGGGAACCTGTTGCGACTGGAGTCTCGCGACTTGAAAGCTTTCGGTATTTACGGAGAAGAGAAGTCTCATCTGAAACGGAAATTAAAGGAGCTCAGAGCACAGGCTGACCGCGAGCGAAAGGAGAGAAAAGAGATTGAACGAATGCGACGAAAAGCGGAGAAAGCCGCCAGAAAGAAATAG